The DNA window GCGGTGGTGCTGGTGGTGACGGCGGTGGCGGTCACCGCGACCAACCTGCTGGAGGGGGTGCTGCTGGGGCTGCTGCTGGCGGTGGTCAAGAGCGCCTGGGAGACCTCGCACCTCAAGGTGGAGGTGGTGGAGGCGGCCGAGGCGGTGGAAGGGCCCGCTGCGCCGATCCTGGTCCGGCTCTCCGGCAACGCCACCTTTCTGCGGCTGCCGGGCATGCTGGGCGCCCTGGAGACGCTGCCCCAAGGGCGTCCGGTCACGCTGGACCTCGCCGACCTGCTCCATGTGGACCACGCCTGCCGTACCGCGCTGCATGACTGGGCCGCGCGGCGCGAGGGGGAGGCGGAGGGCGAGGCAGAGGGCGGGGCGGAGGGTGAGGCGGAGTCGGTGCGGGTGCCGACGCCGTAGCGGGCATCCGGGCGCCGGGGGCTGCCACGGCTGCCATGGCTGTCACGGCTGTCACGGCTGTCACGGCTGGGCGGCGACGGCGACTGCTGCGGGGGACGGTTCGAAGGGGAGGATCTCGTACCGGCCGTGCTGGACCAGGACATAGCTCGACTCGGGCACCTCGTTCCATGCCTCGGGCACGTCGCCCAGCGGCTCGGAGACGATCATCCGGGCCTCGTCGGACGCCTTGCCCACCAGCGGATTGCCCGGGTAGAGGGCGCGCAGGCCCTCGATGTCGGTGCTGTGGAAGAGCGACCGCGAGCGGTGTTCGGTGGAGTAGCGGAAGGCCCAGAGCCGCTCGCCGTTGCAGGCCGCGACCGTCATCTGCACCGGGTACTCGATGCCGTTGCGGCGGCCCACCTCCTCGACCAGCCCGACCATGCGGGCGACCGCGCCCGGCGGGTCGTCCTGGAGGCCGAGGGTGAGCGCCAGGAAGAACATCACCTCGGAGTCGGTGGTCCCCTCGATGGAGGAGTAGAGGTCGGGGGAGACGGCGAGGGCGAGTTCCCGCCTGATCGTGGAGAACCCGGCGATCATGCCGTTGTGCATCCAGAGCCACCGCCCGGAGCGGAACGGGTGGCAGTTGGTCTGCTGGGTGGCCGAGCCGGTCGAGGCCCGGATATGGGCGAAGAACATCCTGGACCGGATGTGGCTGGTGAGCTCCCGCAGATTGCGGTTGCTCCAGGCCGGGCCGACGTCGCGGAAGATCGCCGGGGTGGGGCGGTGCCCGTACCAGCCGATGCCGAACCCGTCGCCGTTGGTGGTCTCCACACCGAGCTTGGAGTGCAGGCTCTGGTCGATGAGTGAGTGGGCGGGTTTGTAGACGATGTCCTCAAGCATGATCGGCGAGCCCGAGTAGGCGAGCCATCGGCACATGCGCGCGACTCCTCTCGTGACGGCTGAGGAGAGCTGGACAGCTGGAGAGGCGGTTACGGCCAGTATGTCGGGGAACGGACGGGTGCGCCCTCCCGACCGGGCGTGGTGGGCTCGGTCGGGAGGGCGCGGGTGGTGCCGGGGGCCTCAGGGGCGGGGACAGGGTTGGGGGTCAG is part of the Peterkaempfera bronchialis genome and encodes:
- a CDS encoding class II glutamine amidotransferase; this translates as MCRWLAYSGSPIMLEDIVYKPAHSLIDQSLHSKLGVETTNGDGFGIGWYGHRPTPAIFRDVGPAWSNRNLRELTSHIRSRMFFAHIRASTGSATQQTNCHPFRSGRWLWMHNGMIAGFSTIRRELALAVSPDLYSSIEGTTDSEVMFFLALTLGLQDDPPGAVARMVGLVEEVGRRNGIEYPVQMTVAACNGERLWAFRYSTEHRSRSLFHSTDIEGLRALYPGNPLVGKASDEARMIVSEPLGDVPEAWNEVPESSYVLVQHGRYEILPFEPSPAAVAVAAQP